In Brevibacillus brevis NBRC 100599, a single genomic region encodes these proteins:
- the edeG gene encoding edeine polyketide synthase EdeG translates to MSKPLGLNRVKLNKQQTDAHSTDSNANQHDIAVIGAACRFGSAENPEDFWRLLQAGQDCVRELPKERQNDLIPLLLAKGLTMEQIQFREAAYLNEIDKFDPQLFGLSPKEASQMDPNQRLFLLTCWEAIEDAGYGGTMLAGSRTGVYLGFSSDFGEEYRRMIRELEPEALSTSIIGNMKSVIASRVSYLLDLKGPSMLVDTSCSSSLMAVHLACQAIRRGECEMALAGGVKLILLSLQDGSNDLGILSQSGRTRPFDNDSDGTGVGEGVGAVLLKPLAKALADGDSIYVVIKGSAANQDGHSFGLTAPNSLAQAEVIQQAWKDAQIDPETLSYIEVHSIGTKLGDPMEMDGLERAFRPYTNRRQFCGIGSVKTNIGHTDHVAGMAGLFKVILSLKQKQIPPHLHFQRANRMIPFEQSPIYIHDTLTEWEPEKSVRRAGISSFGMSGTNVHLVVEEAPGFIPPPKQEEGTQAIALSAKSKESLLNLLLRFQKWTSKPVEELPTLESLSFTANTGRSHYGYRLLLICRDMDDFAAKISKLCASDWSTLSDPDIFFGWHKVISQEKADREPGILTEAEQQAMNKAANALLQKLLLAQSKELSDLKELGELYVSGADVRWSAMYTFKKPRRVHLPVYPFERKRCWLDISSLHSLDKVAGREKDKVAPQKSGEAKLPNVVVRGRKHDTYTVLEQELAHIWGYVLGLEEVDVHDNFYELGGDSIIAIKMISEISKRLNREVEVQDLLTHLTISDFAAFLDAAGHVEEQVAKAEAAATTVQAIQQRNAKSRQGTQIKRSSYADVSHLSWRQWNCYDRGLALLMEEQDAHLIPYFKLFLGLKRGYQLDTEGYPYSYREHAEVMGYLSDEEMLYKFGYRIKLVPVTHLDELHESIIRQLDHGKPVMVAFDEYYTFYTPQYQKEHTDHLTVITGYDHEKQVYTIINHNHLTRGQAQRIQYDKFSTTYQTLEEIYANVDPHSRLIMVLDRVTDDEASLRASADEELLRLLTAVETKQQVGRELTLLLSLTEQPDTYFHEANLNELYVQLGGKELWMETLLDWYIPQADQSVRELAEEILQISNNAVNRYALSLYKEKMLKRSDVEAAIDKLKSLTSQFLQQVFALRERDSDIR, encoded by the coding sequence GTGAGCAAGCCATTAGGACTGAACCGAGTCAAACTGAATAAACAGCAGACGGATGCTCATTCAACTGACAGCAACGCCAATCAACATGATATTGCGGTGATTGGTGCTGCTTGCCGATTCGGAAGCGCAGAAAACCCGGAAGACTTTTGGCGTCTGTTACAAGCTGGTCAAGATTGCGTCCGAGAGCTTCCCAAGGAGCGCCAGAACGATTTGATTCCATTGTTACTCGCCAAAGGGTTGACGATGGAGCAAATTCAATTTCGAGAGGCTGCCTACCTGAATGAAATTGATAAATTCGATCCGCAGCTCTTCGGTCTTTCTCCTAAGGAAGCCAGCCAGATGGATCCGAACCAGCGCTTATTTTTGCTGACATGCTGGGAGGCGATTGAGGACGCAGGATATGGTGGAACAATGCTCGCGGGCAGCCGTACAGGAGTATATCTGGGATTTAGCAGTGATTTTGGTGAAGAGTATAGACGAATGATTCGAGAGCTGGAGCCAGAAGCGTTGTCCACCTCAATCATTGGCAATATGAAATCGGTGATCGCTTCTCGCGTCTCCTACCTGTTGGATCTCAAAGGTCCGAGCATGCTTGTAGATACATCCTGCTCCTCGTCGCTGATGGCAGTTCATCTGGCATGCCAAGCGATTCGTCGAGGAGAATGCGAGATGGCGCTGGCCGGCGGTGTCAAGCTCATCTTGCTGTCTTTACAAGATGGAAGCAATGATTTGGGAATTTTATCGCAATCTGGTCGTACTCGCCCTTTTGACAATGATTCAGACGGTACGGGTGTCGGTGAAGGCGTTGGCGCCGTTTTGCTGAAACCGTTGGCAAAGGCTCTTGCAGACGGGGATTCGATTTATGTGGTGATCAAGGGAAGCGCCGCCAATCAAGACGGCCATTCGTTCGGGCTTACAGCGCCAAATTCACTGGCACAAGCCGAAGTAATCCAGCAGGCATGGAAAGACGCGCAGATTGATCCCGAAACCCTTTCCTATATCGAGGTGCACAGTATAGGTACCAAGCTGGGTGATCCTATGGAGATGGACGGGCTGGAGAGAGCGTTTCGCCCATACACAAATCGGCGCCAATTTTGCGGGATCGGCTCGGTAAAGACGAACATAGGTCACACCGACCACGTAGCAGGGATGGCTGGTCTTTTCAAAGTGATCCTGTCTCTTAAACAAAAACAAATACCTCCGCATTTGCACTTTCAACGTGCGAATCGGATGATTCCTTTTGAACAATCTCCCATTTACATCCATGACACGTTGACAGAGTGGGAACCTGAGAAAAGCGTGCGACGGGCTGGAATCAGTTCGTTTGGGATGAGTGGAACGAATGTGCACCTCGTAGTAGAGGAAGCACCAGGATTCATACCACCTCCCAAGCAAGAAGAAGGGACTCAGGCTATTGCGTTATCCGCGAAAAGCAAGGAGAGCTTGCTCAACCTGTTGCTCCGCTTTCAGAAGTGGACCAGCAAGCCAGTGGAGGAACTGCCGACATTGGAAAGTCTCAGCTTTACGGCAAATACGGGGCGTAGTCATTACGGCTACCGATTGTTACTGATTTGCAGGGACATGGACGATTTTGCCGCAAAAATCTCCAAGTTGTGCGCAAGCGACTGGTCAACACTTTCTGATCCAGATATTTTCTTTGGCTGGCACAAGGTTATCTCCCAGGAAAAAGCGGATAGAGAGCCTGGAATACTGACCGAGGCCGAACAACAAGCGATGAATAAGGCGGCTAATGCTCTTTTGCAAAAGCTTTTGTTGGCGCAAAGCAAAGAGTTATCTGATCTGAAAGAGCTTGGAGAATTGTATGTGAGCGGGGCAGATGTACGCTGGAGTGCCATGTATACGTTTAAAAAGCCGCGCCGCGTGCACCTCCCTGTTTATCCGTTTGAGCGTAAGCGTTGTTGGCTGGACATCTCTTCTCTTCATTCTCTTGACAAGGTTGCCGGGAGAGAAAAAGACAAGGTCGCACCGCAAAAATCTGGAGAAGCGAAGCTGCCAAACGTGGTTGTACGTGGGAGAAAACATGATACCTACACCGTTTTAGAGCAAGAGCTGGCTCACATTTGGGGATATGTTCTGGGGCTTGAAGAAGTAGATGTCCACGACAATTTTTACGAGCTAGGCGGGGACTCGATCATTGCGATTAAAATGATCAGCGAAATCTCCAAGCGGCTGAACCGAGAAGTAGAAGTACAAGACCTGCTTACCCATTTGACGATTTCTGATTTTGCTGCCTTTCTTGATGCGGCTGGGCATGTAGAAGAACAGGTTGCGAAAGCAGAGGCAGCTGCTACTACAGTCCAAGCTATTCAACAACGAAACGCAAAATCAAGGCAGGGTACGCAAATCAAACGCAGCTCGTATGCCGATGTCAGTCATTTATCCTGGCGTCAATGGAATTGTTATGATCGCGGTCTCGCTTTATTAATGGAGGAGCAGGATGCTCATCTGATCCCTTATTTTAAGCTTTTTCTCGGGTTGAAGCGCGGCTATCAGCTTGATACTGAGGGGTACCCCTATTCGTATCGGGAACATGCTGAGGTTATGGGATATTTGTCGGATGAGGAGATGCTTTATAAATTTGGCTATCGGATCAAGCTCGTGCCTGTCACACATCTGGATGAATTGCATGAGTCGATCATTCGCCAACTGGATCATGGCAAGCCCGTCATGGTTGCGTTTGACGAGTACTATACCTTTTACACACCGCAATACCAGAAGGAACATACCGATCATCTCACCGTCATTACTGGCTATGATCATGAAAAGCAGGTCTATACGATCATCAATCACAATCATTTGACTCGCGGGCAAGCGCAGCGAATCCAATACGATAAATTTTCCACAACGTACCAAACGCTTGAGGAGATTTATGCAAATGTAGATCCGCATTCCCGGCTGATCATGGTTCTCGATCGCGTTACAGATGACGAGGCAAGCTTGCGTGCGAGCGCGGATGAGGAGTTGCTGCGATTACTAACAGCGGTCGAGACTAAACAGCAAGTTGGCCGTGAGCTTACGCTGTTGCTGTCACTTACGGAGCAGCCAGACACCTATTTTCATGAAGCTAATCTAAACGAGCTCTACGTTCAATTAGGCGGGAAAGAACTGTGGATGGAAACATTATTGGACTGGTACATTCCACAGGCGGATCAGTCTGTACGCGAACTGGCGGAGGAGATTTTGCAGATATCCAATAACGCGGTGAATCGTTATGCCCTTAGCTTATACAAAGAAAAAATGTTGAAGCGATCCGATGTGGAAGCTGCTATCGACAAGTTGAAGTCACTTACTAGTCAATTTCTGCAACAAGTATTTGCCTTGCGAGAACGTGATTCGGATATCCGATAG
- the fabD gene encoding ACP S-malonyltransferase, whose amino-acid sequence MDKIALLFPGQGSQYVGMGQALCEAHPIAARTFEEASDALGFNLQTLCFAGDAQELTKTEHAQPAILTASVAAFRVYSQEMDIEPKWVAGHSLGEFTALTCAGAIQFADAVRLVYRRGQFMQAATPQGVGAMSAIFGLDAQLVEMICREHSRDGAIVVVANHNSADQIVISGHAHAVRQVEEACKQQGSTSVVTLKVSAPFHSPLMVQAAEQLNEELKRYTYCDPKWPVISNVTAQPYVHADQLVDLLTAQTTSPVRWQATMDYLVKQGANTVIELGPKSVLTNLAKKYPLRAFAFDKQGEIDRYQQELQDAKTRNQAAIAQFVDSCIAIAVCTKNRGLDEEAYQQGVITPYQALQQLRQQLEQGEKEGGYGDVREAFSLLRLILQTKKAPDTEQAMRFEQLTSKPELLQRFPEISNKWQAS is encoded by the coding sequence ATGGACAAAATCGCACTCTTATTCCCGGGACAAGGTTCGCAATATGTTGGAATGGGCCAAGCATTATGTGAGGCCCATCCCATTGCGGCGCGCACCTTTGAAGAAGCAAGTGATGCACTTGGATTTAACCTGCAAACACTTTGTTTTGCAGGGGATGCACAAGAATTGACCAAAACAGAGCACGCACAGCCAGCAATCCTGACAGCAAGTGTCGCAGCCTTCCGCGTTTATTCACAGGAAATGGACATCGAACCGAAGTGGGTGGCGGGTCACAGTCTGGGCGAGTTTACGGCCCTGACTTGTGCCGGTGCCATCCAGTTTGCAGATGCCGTCCGCCTTGTCTATCGGCGAGGTCAGTTCATGCAGGCGGCTACGCCGCAGGGTGTCGGAGCCATGTCAGCAATCTTCGGGTTGGATGCTCAACTTGTCGAGATGATTTGTCGGGAACATTCTCGTGACGGTGCGATCGTTGTGGTCGCCAACCATAACTCCGCTGATCAGATCGTCATCTCTGGACATGCACATGCGGTGCGGCAAGTAGAAGAAGCGTGCAAGCAGCAAGGCTCTACTTCCGTTGTCACCCTCAAGGTGAGTGCACCTTTCCATTCGCCTCTCATGGTGCAAGCAGCCGAACAATTAAATGAAGAACTGAAGCGGTACACGTACTGCGATCCCAAATGGCCTGTCATTTCCAATGTGACAGCACAACCATATGTCCATGCTGATCAGCTTGTCGATTTGCTCACAGCCCAGACAACCAGCCCTGTTCGCTGGCAAGCTACGATGGATTACTTGGTAAAACAGGGAGCGAATACCGTAATTGAGCTTGGACCAAAAAGTGTGCTGACAAATTTGGCCAAAAAATATCCGCTTCGCGCCTTTGCCTTTGACAAGCAGGGGGAGATCGATCGTTATCAGCAAGAGCTTCAAGATGCTAAAACGCGTAATCAAGCTGCAATTGCCCAATTCGTCGATTCTTGCATTGCGATTGCCGTTTGCACGAAAAACCGCGGTCTCGATGAAGAAGCGTACCAGCAAGGGGTGATTACGCCCTATCAAGCACTTCAACAACTGAGACAACAGCTGGAACAAGGGGAAAAAGAGGGGGGCTATGGGGATGTACGCGAAGCTTTTTCTCTGCTTCGTTTGATCTTGCAAACCAAAAAAGCTCCTGACACGGAACAAGCCATGCGCTTTGAACAGCTGACCAGCAAACCAGAACTGCTACAGCGATTTCCCGAGATCAGCAACAAATGGCAAGCAAGCTAA